In the Bartonella apihabitans genome, TGAGTTTCTGGATGGAACACAGGTGGAAGTTACGGGCGTCAAGTTCCGCAACCAACCGGATCGTTTCTGGGGAGGTTTAGGAGCTGGTCTTTCCCACGACTGGAAAGATGACAAATACTCGCTCTATGGTGAGGTTGCTGCACGTTCAAGCTTTAATGACTTTGGTAACAGCTACTCACTTAATGGAACGGTGGGCTTTAGAGCCAAGTTCTAAACGACCTTTATAAATAAAGGGCATTGTCAGAGTAACTTTTAAATTTGATCATGGCGTGATGTTTTTACGCCATGAGTACGATAAATCCATTCAAATATTTCAAAACTTAACCCGAAAAGCATTCGTTTTTGCCGTATTTTTTACGTTCTATACCAACTCCGCTTTCGCCAAGTTGAAGATATATTACATGATTGAGGTATAGAGATTTTCCTTGAAACTGTGCGTTATCAGTTTTCATCTTTTGCCAGATGAATAGCTTGTTCAATACGAAAGAAACGTAAAAACCAACACACGAATTGGTAGTGGCGTTTGGATGAAATCTTCGTCGAGATTAATGGTGTTCGACATTATCTATGGCGAGCAGTTGATCATAAAGGCGAAGTTTCTGAATTTATATTTCCGGGCGTCGTAAAAAGAAAACTGCGTTAGAAAATTTATCTCGTTGGGGGATGTGGAATAACATCAATAGATAAATCGTTCTTTTTTCATAATTTTACCAATTCCTTTTGTGTCGACACCTATCTCTTTCAATATTGCGAGATGGGAGATCATTTTAATAATGTTTACGGCGCGTAAAAGCTCGTAACCGGTCAAGACATTTTCTGACTTATCGGGGCGATGGGCATAATAATTTCTTGTCTCAACCAGTTTGTTTATAATATCGGTTTTCTTGATAGCAGGAAATGTATCGTTAAGTTCTTCGGAAAATATATCCCAATAAGATTTTAACCGCGTTCTAAGTCCAGGTTCATTTATGTGAGCAAGCATGCCTTTGATACGGTCACAAATATCCTTAGGGACATCCGCTTGTCGCAATGTGCTGTATATTTTGTCGGTATTTATGTCTTTTCGTTTCTCCGAAGAAACAGTTTTTCGGTGCAGTGCTTCAATAGCTTGTATAAAAAACTGGAACTGCAAAGAGAGATTCAATTGCCTAAGTTCGAGGCCTTGATAATGGAGATTAACAGCTAATTTAATATTTTCTTCGATTGCGAGCCATTTATCAAGAAGCGGTGACAATTCGGAAATATTATTCAAATGGACAATGGAATTCGATGGCTTTTTAGAGCGCAGTATTTTTCTGAAACCGTATACGTCGACTGTTGCCGGTATACCGTTGTCATTGATATGCATGGAAATGCTATTGATATCAAGAATGCGTCCGAAAAGGAACGAAAAAAACTTTCGGACACTATAAATTTTATCCAAAGCAAAATTGAAATCGACGGGCTTCGCAAAATGTAAAATAATGGGATAACTAAAGGTTCTCAATAGTTCGTTGCGTGATAACTTTTTTCGAGATAAAGATTGCTGAAGTTCCAACTTCATATTGCAACTTGGACAATTGATTAAGACAGGTTTTGAAGGATAATAGGTTGAAGTGATGCCTTTAGCCTTACCGGAAGGATCAACATCAATATCATCTTCAAACTTTGGCCAATTGTGAATTTTATCAATATCTTCAATATCAATTTCCCAATTATCCGAACGTATTTCGTCGAAATTTTCGAAGTTTGCTCCTTTAAATGCAAAGCTTATATGAAATCTTGTGTCGGATGGGCCTGAAAAATCGAAATTCGCATTTTCTTCATGAAGTTTATACAATGAAAACAAGCTGGTGGATGAACCGATGGATGATTTGAAATTCAGTAATTCAATTTCGCTCGGAGCCACCGATTTTGGTCAATCACTTTTGAATAGATCTTTTTCATTGATAATCAGCAGTCCCGATATGTTAATGGAAATTTTTTCGTCGGTTAGATGGAGTGCGGCAGGAAATTCTTTTCCATCAAATATTACACCACCCATATGTTCTTCTTTGACCAATTTTGAAATTCCTTTATTTGAAAATCGTTATTTACTTCAAACATATGACATGATCCTAGCATAGTAGGAATATTGACATCAAAATTTAAAGAAAAATCGTAGGTTATATTACACCACATTGGTCAATGAAGATTTATGAATAGAGCATTTTTTCGTTAGAAAATTTTCACTTGAAGCGTTACTTAGAACAGAAAAAACACTCCTGCACAGACAAGTGTCATAACACCCCAAACACCTGTCCAGGATGTTGCGTGTAGTATCCACGGAATAATTGTCGGGGTTGCAAATAATATAAAGAAGGTTGCAGTGTTTGCCATTGCCATAGCGGTTGCAACGCTTTTCGGGCCTGCCATTGTTGCCAATTCGGTCATGCCGACACCTTGCCATGATAATATAAAGACGCCGGCAACGAGAACAGCGGTGATGAGCGCCCACGTGAGATGTGTCGATGGAATTTCGCCATAGAAAAAGGTAAGCAGCGTAAGGATAAAAAACGCGATCCCACTTAATATCGTTACCGTTTTTAGAAAGCCTACGCGATTGTTTTTCTTGTCGGTATAATAGCCGCCGGAAATACGTGTGAAACCGGCACTTATCTGGATAAAGAACAGTATCGCGCTGATATATTCAATATTGATATGGGCAAAGTCATGTAAGAAAAGCATTGTAAAAGTCATCAACGCAAATTGCGGTGCGCACAAAAGGCCAATAGCTACGACAATACGCCATATGGCCAACTGTTTGAAAACATGGGTAGCAGTTTCTTTCTCGGCTGGTTTTGTTGTCTCGATACCCTTGTTCTGGTCAATATCAACAACCCAAAGATAAGTTAAAAAGGCAAAGAGAATGCAAAACAAGGCCGAGATATAAAGTGACCAGACAAAACTCGATTTATAGGAAATCAATGGGAAAAACACCGCTCCCAAGGCGTAACCGAGTGGAACAGCCGTCTGTCTGACACCCATAGCAAATCCACGTTCATCTTTGTCGAACCATTGCATAATAGCTCGTCCACTCGAACCGTTCAGACTGCCGCCTGAAAGACCGATAATGAGTAGTCCGATGAATAATGTTACCGGTGCATAAACAATCGGAACAGCATTTATTAAAATAGCGGTTACGGCGAGAACAAATGCGGTTGTCGTCAAACCGGTTATAAGAATAGGGCGGTCGCCAAGCCGGTCGGTCAGCATTCCCCAGGGAACTTCACCCAAAGCTATGCCTATGCCGACAATTCCCATAAGCATGCCTAAAACCGGTGTCGAGATCTGATAATCATCCCGTAAAAGGAGAGCTGTGGCCGGAACACCGCCAATTACAAATGTAAAACATGTATTCGCCAAAGCACATGTAAACAGCACTTTCCATTTATGACCGTTTGAATGGACCCCGTCGTTTATGAAAGCTTTTTCACTCATTATTCAGCTCCGCTTTTTTCAGTTGTGAAATGCGTAGCATTGAATTAATTATAAATATAACAGGATTTTTTTATAAAATAATTCGATTTTTCCGAATTATAGAAAGGCGACCGATGCAAAATCTGGATCCCGATCTGCTAACGACTTTTATAACAATTTTGGAAACCGGAAGTTTTTTGAAAGCCTCCGAACGTCTTTATCGTTCCCAGTCGGCACTGACTGAACAAATGCAAAAACTTGAACTTGTTTGTGGGTGTCAATTGCTGGAAAGAGGGAAAAAAGGAACACGTCCGACAATTGATGGCGAGAAGTTGCAAAAACATGCGCTCGCCATTTTGAAACTTAACCGTTTGGCGCTTGCCGATATGCATAATGTCGCCGAAACCGAAAATATCTCGATTTCTATTACAGATTACCTCACGCCTGAAAAAGTTGCACAGGCTTTGGAGATGTTGACAGCTGATCGTCCGAACATCGAATTGAGCCTTACATTTAAAAGCGGGTCAAATACGCTTGTCCACGACAAC is a window encoding:
- a CDS encoding DDE-type integrase/transposase/recombinase; its protein translation is MDEIFVEINGVRHYLWRAVDHKGEVSEFIFPGVVKRKLR
- a CDS encoding HEPN domain-containing protein, with amino-acid sequence MYKLHEENANFDFSGPSDTRFHISFAFKGANFENFDEIRSDNWEIDIEDIDKIHNWPKFEDDIDVDPSGKAKGITSTYYPSKPVLINCPSCNMKLELQQSLSRKKLSRNELLRTFSYPIILHFAKPVDFNFALDKIYSVRKFFSFLFGRILDINSISMHINDNGIPATVDVYGFRKILRSKKPSNSIVHLNNISELSPLLDKWLAIEENIKLAVNLHYQGLELRQLNLSLQFQFFIQAIEALHRKTVSSEKRKDINTDKIYSTLRQADVPKDICDRIKGMLAHINEPGLRTRLKSYWDIFSEELNDTFPAIKKTDIINKLVETRNYYAHRPDKSENVLTGYELLRAVNIIKMISHLAILKEIGVDTKGIGKIMKKERFIY
- a CDS encoding MFS transporter translates to MSEKAFINDGVHSNGHKWKVLFTCALANTCFTFVIGGVPATALLLRDDYQISTPVLGMLMGIVGIGIALGEVPWGMLTDRLGDRPILITGLTTTAFVLAVTAILINAVPIVYAPVTLFIGLLIIGLSGGSLNGSSGRAIMQWFDKDERGFAMGVRQTAVPLGYALGAVFFPLISYKSSFVWSLYISALFCILFAFLTYLWVVDIDQNKGIETTKPAEKETATHVFKQLAIWRIVVAIGLLCAPQFALMTFTMLFLHDFAHINIEYISAILFFIQISAGFTRISGGYYTDKKNNRVGFLKTVTILSGIAFFILTLLTFFYGEIPSTHLTWALITAVLVAGVFILSWQGVGMTELATMAGPKSVATAMAMANTATFFILFATPTIIPWILHATSWTGVWGVMTLVCAGVFFLF